In one Neobacillus sp. CF12 genomic region, the following are encoded:
- a CDS encoding M42 family metallopeptidase translates to MSNKNTEETMKLLVDLVSIPSPSGNTNEVISYVEKYLAELKVETRRNRKGGLIATLAGKDTSQHRMLTAHVDTLGAMVKEIKSNGRLKIDLIGGFKYNSIEGEYCQIETSSGKKITGTILMHQTSVHVYKDAGKAERNQENMEIRLDEKVHNAEDIRALGIEVGDFVSFDPRVEVTPSGFIKSRHLDDKASVAILLQLIKQVKNENIELPYTTHFLISNNEEIGYGGNSNITPETVEYLAVDMGAMGDGQSTDEYTVSICVKDASGPYHYELRKNLVRLAEENNIQYKLDIYPFYGSDASAAIRSGHDIVHGLIGPGIDSSHAFERTHESSIENTAKLLFHYVQSSLVI, encoded by the coding sequence TTGTCAAACAAAAACACAGAGGAAACAATGAAATTACTTGTGGATTTAGTATCGATCCCAAGTCCATCAGGAAATACCAACGAAGTGATTTCCTATGTTGAAAAATACCTTGCAGAATTAAAAGTTGAAACAAGAAGAAACCGTAAAGGTGGTCTTATTGCAACATTAGCTGGGAAAGATACGAGTCAGCATCGTATGCTTACGGCACACGTTGATACTCTTGGAGCCATGGTTAAAGAAATTAAGTCAAACGGCAGACTAAAGATTGACTTGATTGGCGGCTTTAAGTATAACTCGATTGAAGGTGAATATTGCCAAATCGAAACAAGCAGTGGTAAAAAAATTACGGGGACCATCCTTATGCATCAAACCTCTGTCCATGTATACAAGGACGCCGGAAAGGCTGAGCGTAATCAAGAAAATATGGAAATCAGATTGGATGAAAAAGTACATAATGCCGAAGATATAAGAGCACTGGGAATTGAAGTAGGAGATTTCGTTTCCTTCGATCCACGGGTAGAAGTAACTCCAAGCGGATTTATTAAATCCCGTCACTTAGATGATAAAGCAAGTGTAGCCATATTACTGCAATTAATTAAGCAAGTAAAAAATGAAAATATTGAATTACCTTACACCACCCATTTCTTAATTTCTAACAATGAGGAAATTGGTTACGGTGGAAATTCCAATATTACTCCTGAAACAGTTGAGTATTTGGCTGTTGATATGGGGGCAATGGGCGATGGACAATCAACCGATGAGTATACAGTATCTATTTGTGTGAAGGATGCAAGTGGACCCTACCATTACGAACTCCGAAAAAACTTAGTACGGCTTGCTGAAGAAAACAATATCCAATACAAACTCGATATCTACCCCTTCTATGGCTCTGATGCATCAGCAGCGATTCGCTCTGGTCACGACATCGTACACGGGTTAATTGGACCTGGGATTGATTCCTCCCATGCTTTTGAACGGACACACGAATCATCAATTGAAAATACAGCAAAGCTTTTGTTTCATTACGTCCAATCCAGTTTAGTCATATAA
- the corA gene encoding magnesium/cobalt transporter CorA: MIKTLAVNENYEIIKDIGVSEILGGNYLWSWIDFYQPDDNEVELLRNPLHFHPLAIEDCIHTLQRPKLDYYEDFTFFVTQVLNQETLEKEEINFFLAEKFIVTFHLQPSIEIHEVWNRVSLTTNSKKWNPSQVLYHVLDKMVDNYFPLVNKIDDKLNEIDENSKGRQMELLLEDLFDTRHDLLTLRHTITPMRDLVYRIINSQRLSFMQVKIEYFSDIHDHLLKLTEMVEANRELATDIRDSYITLNSHQTNRVMKVLTVITTIFMPLTFIAGIYGMNFNYMPGLTWKYGYFVTLFLMFLVGMGMSLWFKKKGWFK; this comes from the coding sequence ATGATTAAAACCCTAGCTGTAAATGAGAATTATGAAATAATAAAGGACATCGGTGTTTCTGAGATACTGGGGGGAAATTATCTATGGTCTTGGATTGATTTTTACCAGCCAGATGATAATGAAGTCGAGTTATTAAGAAATCCACTTCACTTCCATCCCTTAGCTATTGAGGATTGTATTCATACATTGCAACGCCCAAAGCTCGATTATTATGAAGACTTTACCTTTTTTGTTACGCAAGTATTAAATCAGGAAACATTAGAAAAAGAAGAAATAAATTTTTTTCTTGCTGAAAAATTCATTGTTACATTCCATCTACAACCTTCTATTGAGATTCATGAGGTATGGAATCGGGTTAGTCTTACAACAAATAGTAAGAAGTGGAATCCATCTCAAGTTTTATATCACGTACTAGATAAGATGGTTGATAATTACTTTCCCCTCGTTAATAAGATTGATGATAAATTAAATGAAATTGATGAGAATTCCAAGGGACGACAGATGGAGCTTTTACTAGAGGACTTATTTGATACAAGGCATGACCTTCTTACTTTACGGCATACTATTACCCCGATGCGAGATCTTGTATATCGAATTATTAATTCACAGCGATTATCTTTTATGCAAGTTAAGATAGAATACTTTTCAGATATCCATGATCACTTATTAAAGTTAACCGAAATGGTGGAAGCAAATCGTGAATTAGCAACTGATATTCGTGACAGTTACATAACATTAAACTCACATCAAACAAACCGTGTCATGAAAGTCCTTACTGTTATTACAACCATCTTTATGCCCCTTACCTTTATCGCGGGTATATACGGGATGAACTTTAATTATATGCCTGGATTAACATGGAAGTATGGTTATTTTGTTACGCTATTCCTAATGTTTCTCGTGGGCATGGGGATGTCACTATGGTTTAAAAAGAAAGGATGGTTTAAATAG
- the tatA gene encoding twin-arginine translocase TatA/TatE family subunit, translated as MFSNIGVPGLILILVLALIVFGPNKLPEIGRAFGKSLREFKRATEGLTNDIKEEFKDDLNEAKKDINLKK; from the coding sequence ATGTTCTCAAACATTGGTGTACCCGGCTTAATCTTAATTCTGGTGCTCGCCTTAATTGTCTTTGGACCGAATAAATTGCCTGAGATAGGTCGTGCATTTGGTAAATCACTTCGTGAATTCAAGCGCGCAACAGAAGGATTAACCAATGACATTAAAGAAGAATTTAAAGATGACCTGAACGAAGCAAAGAAGGATATTAATCTTAAAAAGTAA
- a CDS encoding spore germination protein, with protein MASHEVQKLQESIKEQFQKSEDVVFKELHTNEKYIEVFYIKTICDEGQMQTFLIKPFFEIISVRGFLNYLQSHPKIAPFESQQKTVNEVIQGAAVLFYQEKIFLLDTKVDKNNSVIDTTVETTILGPQSGFSESLSTNIGLIRNRYPALSLMVDSMKMGTISNTSVNLLYDSRKVDKDTLEKVKQFLSSIQIEMFQSGEQLLDFTKKSQRSLFPTLMVTERPDRTAINLAAGKVIILVAGSPFAVIMPTVMKDLMASMADIYQTFWIGKFLLLLRYIALMTTITLPGLYVALTSYNPEVFRVQLALSVAGSRHAVPYPSFIEVFLMLIMMELLLEASIRLPKAIGPTATTVGGLILGQAATAAGLVSNIMIIIVSLGAISNFVIPVNTFSFAVRISKYFILALSIFFGLVGVIIGLFMLIAYMVSLDSFGKPFLTLKEEKLT; from the coding sequence ATGGCATCTCATGAGGTTCAAAAGCTCCAGGAATCCATAAAAGAACAATTTCAAAAGTCAGAAGACGTTGTCTTTAAAGAATTACATACAAATGAAAAATATATTGAAGTATTTTATATCAAAACGATTTGTGATGAAGGCCAGATGCAGACATTCTTGATAAAACCTTTTTTTGAGATTATTTCGGTCCGAGGATTTTTGAACTATCTTCAATCACATCCAAAAATTGCTCCGTTTGAAAGTCAGCAAAAAACGGTGAATGAAGTGATTCAGGGGGCAGCAGTACTTTTCTATCAGGAGAAAATATTCCTCCTTGATACGAAGGTTGATAAAAATAATTCCGTTATCGATACAACGGTGGAAACAACCATTCTCGGACCACAATCAGGATTTAGTGAAAGTCTTTCAACCAATATTGGTCTCATACGGAACCGCTATCCGGCTTTATCATTAATGGTTGATTCCATGAAGATGGGAACGATATCGAACACCTCTGTTAATCTTCTCTATGATTCAAGAAAAGTAGACAAAGACACTTTGGAAAAAGTGAAACAATTTCTTTCATCCATACAGATTGAAATGTTTCAGTCAGGTGAACAATTGCTAGACTTTACAAAAAAAAGTCAACGTTCCTTATTTCCAACCTTAATGGTGACGGAAAGACCAGATCGGACAGCCATTAATCTTGCCGCCGGGAAAGTAATTATCCTTGTCGCTGGTTCACCATTTGCCGTGATCATGCCCACTGTTATGAAGGATTTAATGGCCTCGATGGCGGATATCTATCAAACATTTTGGATTGGAAAATTTCTATTGCTGCTTAGGTATATAGCATTAATGACAACAATTACGCTCCCGGGACTTTACGTTGCTCTAACAAGTTATAATCCAGAAGTCTTCAGAGTTCAATTAGCACTTTCCGTTGCTGGAAGCCGTCATGCTGTTCCATACCCATCGTTTATTGAGGTTTTTCTGATGCTTATTATGATGGAGTTACTACTGGAAGCAAGTATTCGGCTTCCAAAAGCGATTGGACCAACGGCAACAACCGTTGGAGGGTTAATTTTAGGACAGGCTGCAACGGCTGCTGGTCTTGTAAGTAATATTATGATTATCATTGTTTCTTTAGGGGCGATTTCAAATTTCGTCATTCCAGTAAATACCTTTAGTTTTGCAGTGAGAATATCAAAATACTTCATTTTAGCTTTATCTATATTCTTTGGTTTAGTTGGTGTGATTATCGGGTTATTCATGTTAATCGCCTATATGGTAAGTCTGGATAGTTTTGGGAAACCATTCTTAACATTAAAGGAAGAAAAACTAACTTAA
- a CDS encoding NAD(P)/FAD-dependent oxidoreductase: protein MNKPKIVILGAGYGGIITSKKLEKLLKSGEADVTLINKHEYHYITTQLHKTGAGTAADRQIAMEIPELINPEKTNFKKGNVTGVDVTKQEVHLEGGEKVEYDYLLIALGFDIETFGIPGIKEHAFAIRSFRSTKAIYNQIIRQLTLYKEDKDPSRLTFVVAGGGFTGLEMLGELAEGLPKLCKKYDVPFENVKIVAVEAAASVIPFFPKESIQYTTEVLEKFNISMHMSTKILECTPEKVVLENDIEIPTRTLIWSCGVKGNPIVQNCGLPIVRGKLPVDSCLRVQDRKNIFSIGDCSLFMKDDKNALPPTAQVALQEADVCAKNIVTTLRGGSLKAFEYHHKGSVASIGNFAAVGKVGNFRLSGLFGAFMKQVIEARYLLNLGGPSLIIKQHFGVSKDPVKVTANQ from the coding sequence ATGAACAAACCAAAAATAGTAATCTTAGGAGCCGGATACGGTGGAATCATAACAAGTAAGAAACTAGAAAAATTACTTAAGTCTGGCGAAGCAGATGTTACCTTAATCAATAAACATGAATACCACTATATTACAACACAACTCCATAAAACTGGAGCAGGTACAGCGGCTGACCGTCAAATAGCGATGGAGATTCCAGAATTGATTAATCCTGAAAAAACAAATTTTAAAAAGGGCAATGTTACCGGTGTTGATGTTACAAAGCAAGAGGTGCATCTTGAAGGTGGCGAAAAGGTAGAATATGATTACCTATTAATTGCTTTAGGTTTTGATATTGAGACATTTGGAATTCCTGGAATTAAGGAACATGCTTTTGCAATCCGCAGCTTTAGAAGTACAAAAGCCATTTATAATCAAATCATTAGACAATTAACTCTTTATAAAGAAGACAAAGATCCATCACGTTTAACATTTGTAGTAGCAGGCGGCGGCTTTACTGGATTAGAAATGTTAGGTGAATTAGCAGAAGGACTTCCTAAGCTTTGCAAAAAATATGATGTTCCTTTTGAAAATGTAAAAATTGTGGCTGTAGAGGCAGCCGCATCTGTCATCCCGTTCTTCCCTAAGGAATCCATCCAATACACAACTGAGGTCCTAGAAAAGTTTAATATCAGTATGCATATGTCAACCAAAATTTTAGAATGTACACCTGAAAAGGTTGTACTTGAAAATGATATCGAGATTCCAACTCGTACATTAATTTGGTCCTGTGGAGTTAAAGGCAATCCGATTGTTCAAAACTGTGGATTACCGATTGTAAGAGGCAAACTCCCAGTAGATTCATGCCTTCGCGTTCAGGACAGGAAAAACATTTTTAGTATTGGAGACTGTTCCCTATTCATGAAGGATGATAAAAATGCTCTTCCACCTACTGCACAGGTTGCGCTCCAGGAAGCCGATGTTTGTGCTAAGAATATTGTTACTACACTAAGAGGCGGAAGCTTAAAAGCTTTCGAATACCATCATAAAGGATCTGTTGCTTCAATTGGAAACTTTGCAGCAGTAGGGAAAGTTGGTAACTTTAGACTTTCTGGTTTATTCGGTGCCTTTATGAAGCAAGTAATTGAAGCTCGCTATTTATTGAACCTTGGCGGACCTTCCCTTATCATTAAACAGCACTTTGGAGTTAGTAAAGACCCAGTGAAAGTTACAGCAAATCAGTAA
- a CDS encoding ABC transporter ATP-binding protein, whose amino-acid sequence MEKITLSVHNLKKVIGKKEIIKGISFDLKEGEVFGFLGPNGAGKTTTIRMLVGLIKPTSGSIQIGGYNIEENFEEAMKHLGCIVENPELYPYLSGYDNLLHFANMLDGIGNERIREVTELVGLKDRIHDRVKTYSLGMRQRLGIAQALLGRPKVLILDEPTNGLDPAGIREMREFIRSLAEEEGLSVLVSSHLLSEIQLLCDRVAIISRGAVIRTDSVRNLLSNRERVIWRFHPKEEGKQLLRSVTTIEEKEDGSVSTEFDEIKTAEWNKILVEAGVAVTEMNRKMPVLEDLFLELTGGDSIE is encoded by the coding sequence ATGGAGAAAATAACTTTATCAGTACATAATTTAAAAAAGGTAATCGGTAAAAAGGAAATCATTAAAGGGATTAGTTTTGACTTGAAAGAAGGCGAGGTCTTTGGATTCTTAGGTCCAAATGGCGCAGGTAAAACAACAACCATCCGAATGTTAGTGGGATTAATCAAACCCACCTCAGGAAGCATTCAGATTGGTGGATATAATATTGAGGAAAACTTTGAGGAAGCGATGAAACATCTCGGCTGTATTGTTGAAAATCCTGAATTATATCCGTATTTATCTGGTTATGACAACCTGCTTCATTTTGCGAATATGCTTGATGGAATTGGCAACGAGCGGATTAGAGAAGTGACTGAACTTGTGGGTCTAAAAGATCGAATTCATGATCGAGTAAAAACCTATTCTCTTGGGATGAGACAGAGACTAGGGATTGCCCAAGCCTTGCTAGGAAGACCCAAAGTATTAATCCTTGATGAACCAACGAATGGGTTGGATCCTGCAGGAATCAGAGAAATGAGGGAGTTTATTCGCTCCCTTGCAGAAGAGGAAGGACTGAGCGTTCTCGTTTCCAGCCATCTGCTGAGTGAAATTCAATTATTATGTGACCGAGTGGCGATAATTTCAAGAGGAGCGGTGATCCGAACAGATTCGGTGCGCAACTTGTTATCGAATAGAGAACGAGTTATATGGCGTTTCCATCCAAAGGAGGAGGGGAAGCAGTTATTGCGTTCTGTCACCACAATTGAAGAAAAAGAAGATGGTTCAGTTTCGACGGAATTCGATGAAATTAAAACCGCAGAGTGGAATAAAATTCTTGTGGAAGCAGGAGTAGCTGTTACTGAAATGAATCGTAAAATGCCAGTATTGGAAGATTTATTCCTCGAATTAACCGGGGGTGATTCGATTGAATAA
- the hmpA gene encoding NO-inducible flavohemoprotein, producing the protein MLDQKTIDIIKSTVPVLEKHGEAITTRFYQLMFGNHPELLNIFNHANQKQGRQQRALAGTVYAAAQYIDNLEAILPVVKQIAHKHRSLGIKAEHYPIVGKHLLLAIKEVLGEAATDEIIDAWAKAYGVIADAFIAVEAEMYEEASSQKGGWDGFRSFVVDRKVKESDVITSFYLKPTDNKEIAQFLPGQYISIKLEIDGEEFTHIRQYSLSDSPGKDYYRISVKRESGTANPDGMVSNYLHDVVTEGEILKVSAPAGDFVLDTDKITPVVLLSGGVGLTPMLSMLKTVVEVQPERKVTFIHAAANGNVHALREEVETLSSLGNVNSFFFYDSPTEEDRENNNFDVEGYVTQEWMVTNIPTVESDFYFCGPLPFMKSINQSLKNLGVKEDRIHFEFFGPKDSLEESVKKEPVSV; encoded by the coding sequence TTGTTAGATCAAAAAACAATTGATATTATTAAATCAACTGTCCCTGTTTTAGAAAAACACGGAGAAGCCATTACAACTCGTTTTTATCAATTAATGTTTGGAAATCATCCTGAACTGTTGAATATCTTTAACCATGCAAACCAAAAACAAGGTAGACAGCAAAGAGCACTTGCAGGAACGGTGTATGCCGCAGCTCAATATATTGATAACCTTGAAGCAATTCTTCCTGTTGTAAAACAAATTGCCCATAAACATAGAAGTCTAGGGATTAAAGCTGAACATTATCCAATTGTTGGAAAGCATTTATTACTAGCCATTAAAGAGGTCCTAGGTGAGGCAGCTACTGATGAAATCATTGATGCCTGGGCGAAGGCGTATGGTGTAATTGCTGATGCCTTTATTGCTGTAGAAGCTGAAATGTACGAAGAAGCTTCTTCACAAAAAGGTGGTTGGGACGGTTTCCGCAGTTTTGTGGTTGATCGCAAAGTAAAAGAGAGTGATGTCATTACATCTTTCTACCTAAAACCTACGGACAATAAAGAAATTGCTCAATTTCTTCCAGGTCAATATATCAGCATCAAACTCGAAATTGATGGCGAGGAGTTCACCCATATTCGTCAATATAGCCTATCGGATTCACCTGGCAAAGATTATTACCGAATTAGCGTAAAGCGTGAATCTGGAACAGCGAATCCAGACGGCATGGTATCTAATTACCTTCATGACGTTGTTACAGAAGGCGAAATCTTAAAGGTAAGCGCACCTGCTGGGGATTTTGTCCTTGATACTGATAAAATTACACCTGTTGTTTTATTAAGCGGCGGAGTGGGATTAACGCCAATGTTGAGTATGTTAAAAACAGTGGTTGAAGTCCAGCCAGAAAGAAAAGTAACGTTCATTCATGCTGCGGCAAATGGGAATGTTCATGCCTTAAGAGAGGAAGTTGAAACACTATCTTCACTGGGCAATGTAAACTCATTCTTTTTCTATGATTCACCAACCGAAGAAGACCGAGAGAACAATAACTTTGATGTTGAAGGCTATGTGACACAAGAGTGGATGGTAACCAACATTCCAACTGTAGAATCAGACTTTTATTTCTGTGGTCCACTGCCATTTATGAAATCAATCAATCAATCTTTGAAGAATTTAGGAGTAAAAGAAGACAGAATTCATTTTGAATTTTTTGGTCCAAAAGACAGTTTAGAAGAAAGTGTGAAGAAAGAACCGGTTTCCGTCTAG
- a CDS encoding ABC transporter permease, whose amino-acid sequence MNKLIQNEMMKLIAKKRLVVIAIIISILVAMFTYAQFKEVERQREKLGTDDWRTMIQQTIIDQQNRISSARISDEWKKQLQIALQQNQYYLDHDINPSEPGAPTFMRIFLENSIELFIPLMVMVIASDIVSSEHSQGSIKLLLTRPVKRWKVLLSKYITLTFAISLIVAIAGLLSYTISGMVFGYKGWGAPVLTGFTVNDAGLDTASVKLIDQWQFLLMDFGLVWFVAIVVGTLSFMLSVLIRSTAAGMGVMLAALISGAILSNMVSSWESAKYFFMVNLKLTNYMNGNPPPIEGMTLSFSMMVLLVWWAVGLFVSFFVFTKKDVY is encoded by the coding sequence TTGAATAAATTGATTCAAAATGAAATGATGAAGCTTATTGCTAAAAAGCGTCTAGTTGTAATCGCGATTATTATTAGTATTTTGGTTGCAATGTTCACCTATGCCCAATTTAAAGAGGTTGAAAGACAAAGAGAAAAATTAGGAACCGACGATTGGCGTACGATGATCCAACAAACCATTATTGACCAGCAAAACCGAATCAGCAGTGCCCGTATTTCAGATGAATGGAAAAAACAACTGCAAATTGCTTTGCAGCAGAATCAATATTATTTGGATCATGACATTAACCCTTCAGAGCCTGGTGCTCCGACGTTTATGAGGATTTTTTTAGAAAACTCTATTGAATTATTTATCCCATTAATGGTGATGGTTATTGCTAGTGATATTGTTTCTTCTGAACATAGTCAAGGCTCTATTAAGTTATTGTTAACTCGTCCCGTTAAAAGGTGGAAGGTATTACTGAGTAAGTATATAACCCTAACTTTTGCAATTTCATTAATTGTAGCGATTGCTGGGCTCCTTTCTTATACTATTTCAGGCATGGTTTTTGGTTATAAAGGTTGGGGAGCACCGGTTTTGACAGGTTTTACTGTGAATGATGCAGGCTTAGATACAGCCAGTGTAAAATTAATCGATCAATGGCAGTTTCTCTTAATGGATTTTGGACTTGTATGGTTTGTCGCGATTGTCGTTGGGACACTTTCTTTCATGCTATCTGTTTTAATTCGTAGTACGGCTGCAGGGATGGGTGTTATGTTGGCAGCGCTCATATCAGGAGCTATCTTAAGCAATATGGTTTCTTCATGGGAGTCGGCTAAATATTTCTTTATGGTGAATCTAAAGTTAACAAATTATATGAATGGTAACCCGCCGCCAATTGAAGGGATGACCCTGTCCTTTTCAATGATGGTTCTACTCGTATGGTGGGCTGTTGGATTATTTGTTTCATTTTTTGTATTTACCAAAAAAGATGTCTATTAA
- a CDS encoding VWA domain-containing protein — protein MTTISLLKKTAGVILEKKKLTNVVARVGLILDISGSMRSLYKNGTVQKVVERILAVASQFDDDGALDVWVYDNEFSRLKSVTEKDFVNYVEDYILSNDLIHKFGRNDEPPVMEDVINKYIVEQPAKEPTFIVFINDGGCKRTIKKPIVSSSNKPIFWQFVGIGDSNFEVLEKLDTMEGRFIDNANFFHIKDIEKISDEELYNNLLNEFPGWLIEAKTKGIL, from the coding sequence ATGACGACTATTAGTTTATTGAAAAAGACTGCTGGAGTTATTTTAGAAAAGAAGAAACTTACAAATGTGGTTGCAAGAGTTGGTTTAATACTAGATATTTCAGGATCAATGAGATCACTGTACAAAAATGGTACAGTCCAGAAGGTAGTAGAGCGTATTTTAGCAGTAGCCAGTCAATTTGACGATGATGGAGCACTTGATGTTTGGGTGTATGATAATGAGTTTTCTCGATTGAAGTCTGTAACAGAAAAAGATTTTGTTAATTATGTAGAAGATTATATATTAAGTAACGATTTAATCCATAAATTTGGAAGAAATGATGAACCCCCGGTAATGGAAGATGTAATCAATAAATACATAGTAGAACAACCTGCAAAGGAACCCACCTTTATTGTGTTTATTAACGATGGCGGCTGTAAAAGAACGATTAAAAAACCGATTGTCTCATCTTCAAATAAACCAATCTTTTGGCAGTTTGTCGGTATTGGTGATTCTAACTTTGAGGTGCTAGAAAAACTAGACACAATGGAAGGTCGTTTTATCGATAATGCAAATTTCTTTCACATTAAAGATATTGAAAAAATATCCGATGAAGAATTATATAATAATCTACTAAACGAGTTTCCAGGTTGGCTAATTGAAGCAAAAACTAAGGGAATTCTGTAA
- a CDS encoding SGNH/GDSL hydrolase family protein — MNKNVIRSVTMVSVFFCLLWLVGLGWAVAEYYAGKPDKIPEKTNIEKKTEEKEGLHIVALGDSLTRGTGDETGKGYVGVLMEEIKEKSKQDVTLTNLGISGQRSDQLKQQVQQTEVKRQIQTADMVLVTMGGNDLFRGGQGLVEFDPAGIEAIKKKFLENMNVIFQQIRTSNPDANVFFIGLYNPFIELEAGKEMSKVVRHWNYQSAELSATYPKIVFVPTFDLFELKVNDYLYTDKFHPNTKGYRLIAERVASLLTW, encoded by the coding sequence TTGAATAAAAATGTCATACGGTCTGTAACCATGGTTTCAGTATTTTTTTGCCTCCTCTGGCTGGTGGGGCTTGGCTGGGCAGTAGCTGAATATTATGCTGGCAAACCAGATAAAATCCCAGAGAAAACCAATATTGAAAAGAAAACAGAGGAAAAAGAAGGGCTGCATATTGTTGCCTTAGGTGATTCCTTAACGAGAGGTACAGGGGATGAAACTGGGAAAGGCTATGTTGGAGTCCTTATGGAAGAAATAAAGGAAAAATCTAAGCAAGACGTGACGCTTACGAATCTGGGTATTAGTGGTCAACGGTCTGACCAGCTAAAGCAGCAAGTTCAGCAAACAGAAGTTAAACGCCAAATTCAAACAGCAGATATGGTATTAGTAACAATGGGCGGAAATGATTTGTTCAGAGGTGGACAAGGGTTAGTTGAGTTTGACCCAGCAGGAATAGAAGCAATTAAGAAAAAATTCTTGGAGAATATGAATGTTATTTTCCAGCAGATTCGGACAAGTAATCCAGATGCAAATGTTTTTTTCATTGGACTATATAACCCATTTATTGAGTTAGAAGCGGGAAAAGAAATGTCAAAAGTCGTTCGCCATTGGAATTACCAGAGTGCGGAATTAAGTGCAACGTACCCAAAGATTGTATTTGTACCAACATTTGATCTTTTTGAATTAAAAGTAAATGATTATCTTTATACCGACAAGTTTCATCCAAATACAAAAGGGTACCGTTTAATTGCTGAACGTGTGGCTTCATTGCTTACCTGGTAA
- a CDS encoding GerAB/ArcD/ProY family transporter — MNRYFLYLVMLNMLTNVIIFVPKYLIQYRFDGLLISILIAMIIGMGLMYVDTIVYARFPGQGLPEILEQGLNKPLKIIILVSFSSFWFVAGLLSLLGYIDILHRIINPELSKVWLLAAFLVVLGFVIQLPTQKVMYLLEIILCLNVPFIGFVFFKAVTSDYLNWDSIFEVGTHAATVPKLNPIAVASYIFSGYANIIIFNRLIKEKIKSINFVIILFISILTLFTSVFVPIGMHGSYGVEEYIYPWIITADSLRLPYSPVERVVFIFLMLYINITLISVSVHWHVAFELMKGVYTNNNSKKKNRLLMAFFFGLSILVILRIDFMHPELISMYWLIARFFVEIIAVIGFFFFLRRKI, encoded by the coding sequence ATGAATCGTTATTTTTTGTACTTAGTCATGTTAAATATGCTGACGAATGTCATTATTTTTGTTCCAAAATATCTGATTCAATATCGGTTTGATGGATTGCTAATAAGCATATTGATCGCCATGATAATAGGGATGGGCTTAATGTATGTGGATACAATTGTGTATGCAAGGTTTCCTGGTCAAGGCTTACCTGAAATTCTCGAACAAGGATTGAATAAACCATTAAAGATAATCATACTTGTGAGCTTTTCTTCCTTTTGGTTTGTAGCAGGTCTTTTATCTCTTTTAGGTTATATCGATATTCTTCATCGAATCATCAATCCAGAACTATCAAAGGTTTGGTTACTGGCAGCCTTTTTAGTAGTACTTGGTTTCGTTATCCAATTGCCTACTCAAAAGGTTATGTATTTACTTGAAATTATTTTATGTTTAAATGTTCCATTTATCGGATTCGTCTTCTTTAAAGCTGTGACTAGTGACTATTTAAATTGGGATTCTATTTTCGAAGTGGGCACTCATGCAGCAACAGTGCCGAAATTAAATCCAATCGCAGTTGCAAGTTATATATTCTCTGGATACGCCAATATTATTATCTTTAACCGCTTAATTAAAGAGAAAATCAAAAGCATTAATTTTGTCATTATTTTATTTATTTCCATCTTAACTCTGTTTACTTCTGTATTCGTACCAATTGGAATGCATGGCAGTTATGGAGTAGAGGAGTACATCTACCCATGGATTATTACAGCAGATTCTCTTCGGCTGCCTTATAGCCCCGTTGAGCGGGTTGTGTTTATTTTTCTAATGCTATATATCAACATAACTTTAATCAGTGTTTCCGTTCATTGGCATGTTGCTTTTGAATTGATGAAAGGAGTATATACGAATAATAATAGTAAAAAGAAAAATCGACTGTTAATGGCTTTCTTTTTTGGTCTCTCGATATTAGTTATTCTTCGAATTGATTTTATGCACCCTGAACTTATTTCAATGTACTGGTTAATTGCAAGATTTTTTGTTGAAATCATTGCGGTTATAGGATTTTTCTTTTTCCTTAGGAGGAAGATATGA